The stretch of DNA GTAATATTGCTTCCGTTTCCCCGGCCTGCCCCGAAACGGAAATACCACTGACTATTAACTCCAATGTCTCAACTGAATCGTTCAACCCATCCGGCACCTGAGTTTCCTGAAAAAATTCTGCAATTTGGTACAGGCGTACTATTGCGCGGTCTGCCCGATTATTTAGTACACAAAGCCAATGCCGCCGGTCGATTCAACGGCTCCATTGTGGTGGTTAAATCGACAGATGGGCAAACCGACGAGTTTCAGGAGCAGGATAACCTGTATACGGTGGCCGTTCGAGGTATTCGGAATGGGCAGTCCGTTTCAGAAACAACGGTTGTGTCGGCCATAAGCCGGGTGTTGGCAGCTCAGACGCAGTGGGAAGACATTCTGCGTCTGGCCCGCAATCCGGCACTGCAAATCGTGATCTCCAATACCACCGAAGTGGGGCTGAATTATGTTGAAGAAAGTATTTTTCAGAAGCCGCCCCAATCGTTTCCGGGTAAGCTGACAGCCTTTCTGTATGAGCGATTTCGCAGCGTAGGCGGTTCCAAAGCCAAAGGATTAGTGGTCGTACCGACTGAACTCGTGACCGACAATGGCCTGGTTCTGCGTGATGCCGTTGAACGATTGTCGACCTACAACGAACTCGGCAAGCTATTTGTCAAATGGCTGAAATTCCATGTCCGTTTCTGCAACACGTTGGTTGATCGGATTGTAACGCGCCCAACTCACGATGCGCAACAGGCTCTTCAGACCGAATTAGGCTATGAAGACAATCTGCTGACCTTCACGGAACCGTATCACCTGTGGGCCATCGAGGGCGACGACCGGGTGCGGCAAACATTATCTTTTGCCGATGCCAGCACGCCCGAAATTATCATCGAAGAAGACATCAATTTTTATAAGGAACGTAAGTTGCGCATTCTCAATGGCACCCACACGCTGACCATGCCGCTGGGCTATTTGCTCGGTCTGGAAACCGTGGCCGACGAGATGAATCAACCCGCCATGAGCCGGTTTATTGAATCGCTGATGCTGGACGAAATTGTGCCAACTGTGCCGGACTATGGCGTTCCGGGTATGGATAAAGCTGCTGTGGCACAATTCGCCCACGACGTGCTCGACCGTTTCCGTAACCCTCATCTCGATCATCTGCTGTTGAAGATTTCGTTTCAGCAAACGGCCAAAATGCAGGCCCGCAACGTGGCAACGCTGCAACGGTACTACGAAAAGTTCAACGCCGTACCGCAACGAATGGCGTTGGGCTTTGCCGCCTACCTGCTGTTTATGCGGGCATTGCGCGAAGAAGAAGGGCAGTTTATCGGCGAGATTTCAGTAAACGATGGCCTGATTTCCTACCCGATTACCGACGAAAAAGCCGCTTATTTCTACGGCGACTGGCAGACCGTGAAGATCGACGATTCGGCTACGGTACAGGCGTTCGTAAAAAGCGTACTGTCGGACGCTACCCTCTGGAAAGCCGACCTCAGCACGTTGCCGGGCTTTGTCGATGCCGTGGCAGGCTACCTTAATTTGTTGTTAACGCAAGGGGCAGAGAAAACGCTGGCCGGGGTGGCGTAACGTGCTCCTCCGGGACAATCCAGCGGCTCCACTCAATATGCCAGCTTTATCTGTCGGATGCGTATGGTTGCCAGCGTGATGCAGCCGAGCGTGGCAACTACCAGATACAGCAGATTCTGCCAGTTGGCGGGTGTAAACAACAATCCGCCGGGAGCAACGTAGCGAAACTTGGGTACTCTGTCGAGGTGGGCAGGCGTGAATTTTTCCATCCGGTACACCAACGGAGCGAAGTAGTTGCGGAAAGCCGCGTGGTAATCCGTTACCTGCCGTTCAAAGTCGGCATAACGGCTCTCGCCCGTACCGGCAACATCGTTGAGCGACTGCTGCATAAACACCGCAGGCGACAAAAATCGGTAGCGGCTCACCATCGCCTGCCGCTCAGCCATTCGTTGGGCAAACTGCTCCAGTACACCTTCCATTGCCAGTTCTACCTCCAGCCTCGACCGCAGCATCTGAACCGTTCGGTCTTTGGGGTCGGGGGCGGTTTTAGGGGTAAATTCAGGATGTTCTTCGTAGAAACGAGCCACAGTTCCTTTGTCTTTAGCCAGTTCGTCGGCGGCATCACGGCTTTGCGTAATCAGGTCGATGCGCGATGGCATGGGATGCACGCTATCGACACACACAGCCAGAACCGTTGGGATGAGTAATACGAAACCTAACCACAACCCTACCAGCAGGGCTGCGTTGTAGCCCGACTCGCGCCCAAAACTGTTGACCAGAAACGACAGCGCGAACCAGAAGGCCGAATAGAGGGCTGTCAGCAACAGCAGGTAAGCTACCTCGCCTACGGCCTGCCCCAGCGGAACGCCAAACAACAGTAATCCGCTCACCACCAGCATACTAAACAGTCCATTGATCAGTACGTAGCGAAACATGTATCGATAGCCCGCCACCTGACTCAGCGGGGCTGTTTCGGTTAGCAGCAGAGCCAGTGTTCCCTGTTCGCGCTCCGACGAAACAAGGTTGTAGGTAAACGCAATGATCAGGAGGGGCAACAGGTATATGATGACAAACGATAGGTCGAACGCGCCGTTGAACAGCACACGCGGATTTTCGAGTTCTTCACTATGATAGAGTGCCTGTCGTTTCGAGAGCGTCAGCTTGTAATAATACGGATACAGATCCCCCTGCCCTACCGACGTCAGAGCCAGCGCATAGGGCGGGAGCGTGGCATACCGGGCACCCATCCGATTACCGAAATAAAACGGATTGGTTGGATCACCAAAATGCCCACCGTCGAAGTGCTGTCCCGGTTTAGCCTGTGCAATTTGCTGCCGGAAGTGGGCATAGTCGGCCCGTTCCTGTTGGGCAATTGCGGCAAGTGTATCGCGCTGGAAGGTTGTGCGTTGCCAGCCCGTCCAGAGCGCAATCAGCACGAAAGCACTTAATAGGCCGGGCACAATCAGGAGCAGCCGGTTCGCACGCAGGGCCAGAAAGTCGTAGCGAGTGATGTGTCGGAACATAGGCTTACAGGTCGAGTCGGATGCGGTAGGCGGTTTGGTTTAGGAGAAAAGCGACCACGAAAATCCAGACAGACAGCGCGGCTAAACTCAATACAAGCTGTTGCAGAACGAACCGGAACGGCGGTGGTTCGTACCGGAACGGTGGCACGGCTTTCCAGAGTGCGGGGCCAACCTGATAAGCAGCCTGCCCCGCGCCATGCTGGATGATGTCGCGGTTCATAGTCTGGGCAATAAGCTGCCGATGCTGCTCGGCCTGTTTGGCAAAGTGTAGCTGTTTGGGCAGGTTGGTTCCGGCCAGCCCCGCCGACAGGCTCTGCATTGCCAGTGCGGGCGACAACCCGTTTATCAGGTCCATCAGTGCATCCTGCCGGGCATAGGTTTCGTGCAATGCCCCGTAGTTGTGGGCATAAATCAATTCGCCATATTCTTCGCCTTCCTGCAACAAAACCCCCTGATAGCCAATCGGTAGCTTCGTGATTGTGTCGACTCCGTAACGGGTCAACAACGAATCATCGAGCCGTTTCCGACGCAGTGATACCGGTGTTTTGCGGTCGATACCCAGTTCATTGTCGAGCCGGACGTTGTGCGAAAACGCGAACGACGACGGAGCCGGATAAACCGTTTTTGCCAGACTACTGCCCAGCCGTGGCACCACAAACGTACCAAACGCCCAAAGGCCCAGCAACGTAACCAAAGCTATTCCCGATCCCGACGCCCGCGCCGATACCAGCAGCGCAACGCCTGTCCACAAGGCAAAATAAACGAGATAGATTGCCAGCATCAGCCCCAGGTTCGGCAGTATGTCGAAAAACGCGTCTGTACCACCCGCCAGCCAGACTGCCATGCCAGCCAACACCAGCATCGGCGCAACCAACGCCAGCACCACCCGATAAAGTGCAACGGCTTTGCCCCACAATATATAACGGGGAGCTACGCCGGCACTGAACAGCAGCCGCAGTGTACCACCCTCGCGCTCTTTGGTGAACAGGTTGAAGCCCAGCAGCACTATTGCCAGCGGCACCAGAAACTGCCACACAAAACCCACTGTCAGCGAACCGAACCTCGCCAGATTGCCCGCATCGTTGGCGTCGCGCTGTTTCACTTCGTTCTGGTTGTGGGCTTCCAGCCAAACGGCCTGACCGAGATAGTTTTCCAGACCCCGATCCAATACCGACAGGGGCGACAGGGGTTTGTAGACATAAAACCCGTAGTGTGCGGCTCCGTGCGGATTTTTAGTACCCTGTGCCAGCCACTGCCGATAGCTTGCGTCCGCTGCATCAGTATGCGTTCGATTCGTGCTTACATACGTCGTATACCCTGATGCCAAAGCCACGGCAAACAGCGCGTAGAGCGTCAGCCCGATCCAGCGTACCCGACGGTCCTGCCCGTAATCGGCCATTTCTTTCTGAACCAGATTCAGCATGGTTGTTACGGGGTCACGGGTTCGTTTGAAACAGCTTTCATATAAATAGCTTCCAACTCGGCGGGGGTTACGTCGGCGGCATCGAGTTCGCAGACCAGAACGCCGTCGCGCATAATACCGATGCGGTCGGCAGCTTCTTTGGCTCGAAACAGATCGTGCGTCACCATCAGAATAGCCACACCATCGTCGCGTATGGATCGAATCAGGTTTGAGAACTCGTTGCTGGCGAGCGGATCGAGACCACTGGTCGGTTCGTCGAGAAACAGGGCTTTGGCCTGTTTGGCTAAAGCCATGGCAATACCCACTTTCTGGCGCATTCCTTTCGAGTAAGTTCCAACGTTCTGTGCATGTGCATCAGTCTGCAAACCAGCCCGGTTCAGCAGATCGCGAAGTTGTGTGTCCGTGTAATTCCGGCCCGATAACCCACTGAAAAAGGCGAGATTTTGCAGACCCGTCAGGTACGGGTACAGCATTACGTTTTCGGGAATGTAGGCTACCAGCGGTTTAGTGGCGGCACCCCCTTCGCGCAGTTCGATGCCATCGATGAATACCTGCCCGGACGTGGGTTCCAGAAAGCCCATGAAGAGGTTGATGGTCGTGCTTTTACCCGCGCCGTTGGCACCCAGCAGTGCGTAAATTTCGCCCGCCTGTACGTGCAGATTCAACTCCCGCAACGCAGTTTTCCGGTCGTATCGTTTCGTGAGGTTTATTGCCTGAAGCATACGCAAGGTAGAGACGGATAAAGAGAATTTAAGTTAGGTAGGGAACCGATTCATTCATTCACGCTTTCGGCCAGTGAACGTGTACATCAGCCCCAGCATGGCCGTGCGTGGCTGACCGGGGTTATATTGGGTGCGGTCGGTAGCGTTGTTGCCCCGGCTGGCCGAATTGGCGTACAGTTCGTTGGTGGCGTTCAACACGTTGACAAACACCTCGGCTCCGCGCCAGACGTAACCCGCACGCAGGTTGAGCAAACTGACGCCCCGACCACCCAGAAAGCCCCGGTCGTCGTAGCGATAGCGGTTAACCTGATCGACATACCACCAGCCAATACGTTGCCACTCCGCCGACAGCCGCAGTCCCTTCGCCCAGCCCGGTTTATAAATAACTTCGGTGTTACCGAGCCAGTTGGGCGACGAAGGCATGTCGAAGCCATCGAGTTTCTGCACAGCGTCGGTAGCGCGGGTAGAGAGCGTAAAGTCAACGAAGCGGTGAATGGCCCGCGTACCGCTGAACCGGATGAGCCAAGCATCGGTAGGCCGGTAGCTCAGACTCCACTCGACGCCCCGGTGTAGGGTCTGCCCGGCACTCTGAAAGTCGGTGTTACCGTCGGGCTGACGGATGCTCAGGATTTCATCGCGGGCATCCATATGGTAATAAGCCAGGTCGATATACAGCCGGTTTTTCAGCAACGACGCCCAGCCGCCCACTTCGCGGTTACTGAACTGTGCTGGTTTCAGGTTGTAATAAAACAAATCCTGACCGGGCTTCGGGTTGGGCCGTGGCCGAAAAATAGCCGACAGGCCCGGTGGGGCAAATCCCCGGCTGTAGTTGGCATATACGCCTACGCCCTGCCCCAAATCGTAGGTCAGACCGAGTTTGGGCGTAAACTGCTGGTAGGTTTTTGTACCGGTAGTTTTGTCGATAAAATTCTGATAATCAAACGCCATTCGGTCGAATCGTCCGCCTGCCGTAAGTTGTAGCCGGTCAAGAGGGCGCACGTCGAGCTGGGCGTATAAGGCTGTATTGAACAGGTTGGCCGCGTAGTTGGACACTTTCAGGTCGGGCCGTTCTTCGAGCAGGCGATACCGCTCCACAGACCGCCCATCGGCCCGCAGGTCGGCGGCTAAGTTGTATCGGTAGGCGTTGTACGACACGGGCGAGTAATCGGCTGAGCCGCCAACGATGAGCTTACTCCGCAGCCCATCGAAGCGTTGGCTATGCTGGGCAAGCAGCCCCCGGCTGGAGAAGGTAGTAATCTGATTTTCAGTCCAGGCAGTGCGTTGTCCAGTGGTCCAGCGCACGGTATGCGTCGGGCTTTGCGGGTAGTAGTTGTCCCGGTAAAACAGTGTTACAAAACTCTCAGAACCTCTTGCCCACTGGTGATTGAGCGTCAATCGGGCACGCATCGAACGAATGTTGCGGTCCATAAAGTCATTGAACACCACATACTGTCGGTTGTAATACGCTACACTGTCGATGCCGCCGTTTACCTGCGAGCGGTAGTTATTGTAGGCCACACTCGCCGTTAGTGTTGTACGATTGGTCAGGTGATAGTCGAGCCGGGCGTTCACCGACGTTTTGTCGTAGTCCATGTGTGGCAGCCAGGTGTCGCGCTGCCGGGCAAAAGAGCCGCCCACAAACACGCCAAGTTTTTTGGTCAGCATACCGCCCGCATTATACTGGACCCGCCGAAACGACCATTGATCGCCCTGTATACCCACGCGCACGGTCGGTATGGCCGTAGGCTGAAAGGTAATCAGGTTGATGGCTCCACCCACGGCTTCCGGCCCATACAGGCTCGATGCCGGGCCACGCACTACCTCGATACTACTGATTGCCAACAGGTTGGTTTCGATCAGCGAATTGTGATTAAACAGGCCCATCGGTCGCAGCGGTACGCCGTCTTCCATATAGAGAAAATAAGCGTTGGTTGAGAGCGGTTGCCGGATCGACATCGAATGCTGCTCATTTTGCAGATTGGGCATCGCTACCCCCGGCACTTTGTTGAGCAGTTCGACCAAGTTCTGCGGGCGCGTTTCCTGAACGAGAGTTGTGTTCAGTTTGGCGATGGCTACGGGAGCTTCGGTGCGCTTTTGCGCTTCGCGGCTCGCCGTTACGACAATGGCTTGCAGGTCTTCGACTGCCGGTTCGAGGGCAATGCGCCACTCGCCGGTGGCGGGTGCCGTCACCAACCGTTCGCGGTAGCCAACAGTTGAAATGCGTAGTTGCCGGGCGTCGGTCGTCAGACTGAACCGCCCGGCCCGGTTAGTGATAGCTCCTGCGGTCGTGCCGGGCACCTGCACCGTAGCCCCGGCGATGGGTTCGTTGCTTTCAGCGTCGTAAACGCAGCCGTTGCGACTGGTTTGAGCGTATGAGAACACACAACCAACCAGCATAAGAAAAAGAGGAAGTAGGCGCATAGGTATCCTGTGCAACTATGTTGCCATGAAAAAATTAACCAGTTTTTAGCTAATTAGAGCAGTTGATTCGGATTGATCTTTTTTGCCATTGCCAGCAGTTTGCCGCCTTCTTCTGAGCGACCACCGGCCATAGCAATAGCACTGGCCCGACGGAGCAATTCGGGGTCTTTATTGCCGGTTCGCATCGCTACGGCCACGTGTTCCTGTGCTTTGGCAATGTTCTTCTGACCGAAATAAACCCAGGCTAACGCGTGGTTCACGTCAATGTTTTTGGGCCGTTTTCTGTATTCTTTCAGCCCATAAACCAATGCCGAATCCAACTGACCAGAGGCCGTATAGAGTTTACACAGTTCCAGGTCAACGGCGTGGCCGGAGCGGGCATCTTCATCGAGCATAGTGGCTACTTCAGCGTATTTCGTCAACGCTTTGGCCTTATCACCCTGCAACGCATACATGTCGGCCATTTCTTCATGGAAGGAGAACTCAGGCATGATCGAGGCCGCCTTGTCGAGCGTAGCTAAAGCGGCTGGATACTGTCGGCGGGCTTTCTGGATGCTGGCTTTTCCGCGCAGGGCGAAGGCATAACTGGGCCGCACTACCAGAATACCATCGTATTCGCGTTCGGCTGCGGCCAACTGCCCCGTGGTTTCGTAGAGATGGCCCAGCGTATTTTTGCTCCAGCAGTAAGGCTCCGAACCGGGCAATCCGGCCTGAACGGCCATTTTCATGGCTTCGATGGCTCCTTTGTAATCACCATAAATTTCGCGAAGGTATGAAGCCCGCGAATACGACTCCAGCGAAGGTTTCAGTTCCTGCATTTTATCGGACATGCTCACGGCCTGTTCGTAGTCGCCCAGTTCTACGTTGGCGTCTACCAGTACCCCATATACGTAAGCGTTGTGCGGGTTGATCTGACGTGCTTTTTCGGCCAATGTTCGCGCTTCGGCAAACTGATGTTGCGACATCTTAACCGACGATTTGAACGTGATAGCTTCAAAGTTTTTCGGGTCGATTGCCAGCACACCGTCCAGAATTTTCAGGATGGCCGGATAATAATACGGATGCTCGCCCGTGATACGCGCTTCGGCGAGGTAGATCATGGCAACCTGTAGCCGGGGTTTTACATCACCGGGATTTTTCCAGATTGCCTGCTGCAACTCTGTTACCTTCTGTTGCGTCCGGGGCCATTCGGGGGTCTTCGCCAGTTCGCCCTGCCGTTGGAACAGCGCAGGCATCGTCGTTGGGTCGTCGGTTGTCTGGGTGGTTTCGGTCGAGGATTTGGACTGGCAACCGACCTGATTGAGCAAAGCCAAACCAACTAAAAATGATATGTATAGCGTGCGCATGGTGGTAGGTTTTGTATTTCCCAACCCTGAGTCAGGGTTGGGGAATGTGAAGGGTCAATGCCGAATAATACGGAGCATGTGTCGGTCGGTGGGCGTGGCTGCTTTCAGCAGATACGCTCCTGGCTGTGTACCCAATTTCAGCGTTCGGCGTTCTACCTCGTCGGCTTCGTTGAGTTTGATCTGACTCACTACCTGCCCCTGCGTGTTTACCACACTCAGTTGTAATGCCTGTTTTGCAGCACCCCGCACTTCAATGGTCACTTCTTCGGCAGTAGTCGGATTTCCTAAAATACGCATGCGTAATCCGGTAGCTTCTTCTTCCAGAGCAGCTACACGAGCCGGCTGATGCGGAGTCGATGTAGGCACAAACGAGTTAGGTCCGGTGTACTCATTACCGATAAAGCCGCGCCAGGGGTCCTGTACGAAGGGGAAGTTTGCCTTGAACGTCGTGTCATTTTTGGTGATGCCCGCGTTGAAGCCCAATACGTTGCCAAGCTGCGGTGTAACGGGACTGGGTGAGGTGCCGGGGGTGAAATCATCGTACCACAAGCCCAGTGCCGCCAGCACCACGCCCCCCACCGCCTGCAACTCAATCGTCGTCACGTCATCCTCCAGCCGACGACCGTTGGGAAAGCCGTCCATGTTGGGAATGAACTGCAAGTTGGGGTTGGTGTAGCGGCTGTCGGTCAGCCCCAGTACGGCTGCCTGCACCAGCCCCAACGACGAAAACTCCGGGGCCGAGCGGGGCGTAGCGGGTACGGCCATGTTCAGCCGCAGCATGTCGCCCAGTGTGGGCAAAAAGTTGTGGACGAAGGGCTTGCCCACGGCTAAGGGGTTGCCGTTCTTGCCCGTTGCCAACTGGTAAGGAGCCAGGTTGGGTACGCCCGTGTAGAAGATGGGCAGCAGGTCGACGGCGCGGGGGCTGGCGTTGTTGGGCAGCAGGACGGCCCCGAAGGCGTTCTCGGCCAGAGCCGTGCCATTGAGGGCGGCATTGCCTTTGAGGGTGAACAGGCCCGGTTTGCCGTTGCGGAAGTCGAAGCTACCCAGCGACCGCGACTGAATCCGTAGCGCGGCTAAACCCGGCACAGCCCCGCCAAACTGCGAATCGTCCATGTAGAGGGCGAGTTCGGGGTTGACAAAGTACTGGGCAAAGCGCAGGTCGTTGTTGTTGTAGGGAGTCAGGGCATTCCAGCGGTCTTTCTGGCCGATGGGGATGACGACCTCGTTGGTCAGGGGCATCCCCAGCCGGGAGACCTGCACGTACTCGCCATCGAAGCCCACGTCGCCCTCGTTGTAGAAAGTGCGGATGCGCTGGCGGGATGCCGAAGCCCAAACGCCAATCACATAGTCAGGGTCGAGAATGTTGGCGGCCTGAGCCACGTTCTTTCTGTCTTTTTGGAGGGTCGATACGGGCACTTCGATAGCAATAGTATGGCAGTTGTACTTTGCCACTGCATCCGGGCCGGGTTGCCGGAAATTACCAACGTCAAACGCTCCGCCCAAATCGACGAAGAACGGGTCATCGACCGGACCGCAGAATATCCGTTCGCCCGTCGACGCGGTCATGATGGCACGGGTAGCCAGTGTATTGTAATTCGGTGCGCCTAAGCCGACTGTCTTATTTTCGATGGAACGCGGGCCGATATTAGCTGGTGGCACAATGCCATTGCTGATAATCGTCTGGAAGGTTCTGCCCCCATCCATGCTACGTTCGCAGGTATACGTTGCCCGCTGGTTTTGCTTGCCCAGCCGAATGTTGAAAAACGTGGTCGGGTCTTCGTTCGTTACCTGAAAAGTAAAGCGGTAGGTGATGTCGTCGCCGGGGGTATCGGCCCGGTTCTTTACGTGAATTTCGTACCGGATTCGTTCGCCAAATGTGTACCAGTTCGGGCCACCTGCAGGGTCTTCAAACGGAATGTAGTTGGCAATCAGAACAATTCGTTCGGCATTGACTGGGCTTTTGAAGGCGTAAACGTCGGTGTTGTCGGCCAGCGGATCGTTCGAAATAAGCGGAGCTTCGCGGTGACTTGAGGCCACTGACGGACTAAATGGCAAGGCGGCTACTACCGTCGCTACCAGCAGAATGAGTAACTTTTTCATGTTGTCAGGAACGGAAGAGGGTTTAAAATTTAACCACTTTTGTATAGTTGAAACCACGCCAGGGCGTCTGCACATACGGGAAGTTGGGCTTCAGTGTCGTGTCGTTTTTGGTGATGCCTGCGCTGAACGTCAACACGTTGAGCAGGTTGTTGGTCACGGGGCTGGGCGAAGTACCGGGGGTGAAATCGTCGTACCACAAGCCCAGTGCCGCCAGCACCACGCCCCCCACCGCCTGCAACTCAATCGTCGTCACGTCATCCTCCAGCCGACGACCGTTGGGAAAGCCGTCCATGTTGGGAATGAACTGCAAGTTAGGGTTGGTGTAACGGCTGTCGGTCAGCCCCAGTACGGCTGCCTGCACCAGCCCCAGCGACGAAAACTCCGGGGCTGAGCGGGGCGTAGCGGGTACGGCCATGTTCAGCCGCAGCATGTCGCCTAAGGTGGGCAGAAAGTTGTGGACGAAGGGCTTGCCCACGGCTAAGGGGTTGCCGTTCTTGCCCGTTGCCAACTGGTAAGGAGCCAGGTTGGGTACGCCCGTGTAGAAGATGGGCAGCAGGTCGACGGCGCGGGGGCTGGCGTTGTTGGGCAGCAGCAGCGCGCCGAAGGCGTTCTCGGCCAGGGCCGTGCCATTGAGGGCGGCATTGCCTTTGAGACCGAACAGGCCCGGTTTGCCATTGCGGAAGTCGAAACTACCCAACGACCGCGACTGAATCCGCAACCCCTTCAGCGACGGTACGGCCCCGCCAAATTGGGCGTCGTCCATATAAAGGGCCAGTTCGGGGTTGACAAAGTACTGAGCAAAGCGCAGGTCGTTGTTGTTGTAGGGAGTCAGGGCATTCCAACGGTCTTTCTGGCCGATGGGGATGACAACCTCGTTGGTCAGGGGCATCCCCAGCCGGGAAACCTGGACATACTCGCCATCGAAGCCCACGTCGCCTTCGTTGTAGAAGGTGCGGATGCGCTGGCGGGATGCCGAAGCCCAAACACCAATCACATAGTTGGGGTCGAGAATATTGGCGGCTTGGGTAATGTTTTTCCCGTCTTTCTGTAACAGATTTACAGGGATTTTTAGCGCAATGGTGTGGCAGTTGTACCGGGCCAGCCCGTCTTTGGAGGGGTTTGTTGCGTTGCCGCTGGGTCGGAAATTGCCAACATCGAACGCACCTGCCAGATCGACGAAGAACGGGTCGTCGGCGGGGCCGCAGAATACCTGCTCGCCGGTCGAGGCCGTAGCAATAGCCCGCTGAATCAGCGAATTATAATCGGTGCCAAGCCCCACCACCGTGTTGTCGATAGAGCGCGGGCCGATATTGGCCGGTGGCACAATGCCGTTGCGAACAATAACCGTAAAGGTCCGTCCGCCATCGGTACTCTTCTCGCAGGTATAGGTCGTCCGTAAGTTTTGTCGGCCCAGCCGGATGTTGAAAAAGGTGGTTGGGTCTTCGTTTACCTTCTGAAAGGTGAAGCGGTAGGTGATGTCGTCGCCGGGGGTATCGGCCCGGTTCTTAACATGGATTTCGTACCGGATTCGTTCGCCAAAATTATAATAGTTCGGACCACCTTCGGGCGATTCAAACGGGATATAATTGGCAATGATCGTAATGGCGTTGGGATCGTCGGGGCTTTTAAAGGCGTAAACGTCAGTGTTATCGGCCAGTGGATCGTTGGAGATGAGCGGGGCTTCGCGGTGGCTCGACGCATAACCGATGGTAGCCACAGTCAGCAGCAATAGCATGCCGCTGAAAAAACGAGAAATACGGTTCATGTAGTAAACGGTTTAAACATGCATAAATGGACAACAATAGACAGTGAGAAAGTGCAGAAGGCAGACCAAACACAGTATTTTCCCGAAAGCCGGAGTCGACCTTCGGCAACGTTGGCAGAAGTACGCGTAGTGCCGGATGAGCAGATACGCACACACATACGTTGCAGACACTCAGCCGGTTTTGTGTGATTGAAGTTTTTTTTCTGGAACTGAGCGAACGGTAAATTCAGCCTGTTGAAGGCCAAGTAATAGTCAACTTACAGCGTATAATTACTTATTGTATCTATGATGCTCAATAGTACTTATAAGGAAGCATGTACTATATGGAAACACGAGTCAAATTACAATTCTATTATTACCACCTGCACCGTATAATCCTCTTGTTTCTACTATTTATACAAAAATTTCCTGAACTAATAGGTTAAGTATTCGCTGCATTTCGCTCATATGGAAAAGATAGGTTCAGATGAGAAAGCGGCTGAGTGCAACGGAAGCAGAGCAACTTTGGCAGGACTACCGGGCCGGTGATATCTATGCACTGGCGAATCTGATGCAGCAGCACTACGCCGATTTGTTTCATTGGGGTATGCGGCTCTGTGCCGACCGGGACTTTGTCAAAGACAGCATTCAGGAGGTGTTTCTTAGTCTGTGGCGAATGCAGGCTACCATTGCGCCGGTTGCCAATGTTCGCGCCTACTTGCTGATGGTCTTGAAAAGCCGGATTTTGCGGGAAATCGCCCGCACAAACGCTGGCTATACAGTCGGGCTTACCGACGACTACGTGTTTTCGGTCGAATTTTCGGCTGACACGCACCTGATCGATGAGGAGAACGAAATTTACCAGCTTCG from Spirosoma montaniterrae encodes:
- a CDS encoding tagaturonate reductase, with the protein product MSQLNRSTHPAPEFPEKILQFGTGVLLRGLPDYLVHKANAAGRFNGSIVVVKSTDGQTDEFQEQDNLYTVAVRGIRNGQSVSETTVVSAISRVLAAQTQWEDILRLARNPALQIVISNTTEVGLNYVEESIFQKPPQSFPGKLTAFLYERFRSVGGSKAKGLVVVPTELVTDNGLVLRDAVERLSTYNELGKLFVKWLKFHVRFCNTLVDRIVTRPTHDAQQALQTELGYEDNLLTFTEPYHLWAIEGDDRVRQTLSFADASTPEIIIEEDINFYKERKLRILNGTHTLTMPLGYLLGLETVADEMNQPAMSRFIESLMLDEIVPTVPDYGVPGMDKAAVAQFAHDVLDRFRNPHLDHLLLKISFQQTAKMQARNVATLQRYYEKFNAVPQRMALGFAAYLLFMRALREEEGQFIGEISVNDGLISYPITDEKAAYFYGDWQTVKIDDSATVQAFVKSVLSDATLWKADLSTLPGFVDAVAGYLNLLLTQGAEKTLAGVA
- a CDS encoding DUF3526 domain-containing protein; this encodes MFRHITRYDFLALRANRLLLIVPGLLSAFVLIALWTGWQRTTFQRDTLAAIAQQERADYAHFRQQIAQAKPGQHFDGGHFGDPTNPFYFGNRMGARYATLPPYALALTSVGQGDLYPYYYKLTLSKRQALYHSEELENPRVLFNGAFDLSFVIIYLLPLLIIAFTYNLVSSEREQGTLALLLTETAPLSQVAGYRYMFRYVLINGLFSMLVVSGLLLFGVPLGQAVGEVAYLLLLTALYSAFWFALSFLVNSFGRESGYNAALLVGLWLGFVLLIPTVLAVCVDSVHPMPSRIDLITQSRDAADELAKDKGTVARFYEEHPEFTPKTAPDPKDRTVQMLRSRLEVELAMEGVLEQFAQRMAERQAMVSRYRFLSPAVFMQQSLNDVAGTGESRYADFERQVTDYHAAFRNYFAPLVYRMEKFTPAHLDRVPKFRYVAPGGLLFTPANWQNLLYLVVATLGCITLATIRIRQIKLAY
- a CDS encoding DUF3526 domain-containing protein, which encodes MLNLVQKEMADYGQDRRVRWIGLTLYALFAVALASGYTTYVSTNRTHTDAADASYRQWLAQGTKNPHGAAHYGFYVYKPLSPLSVLDRGLENYLGQAVWLEAHNQNEVKQRDANDAGNLARFGSLTVGFVWQFLVPLAIVLLGFNLFTKEREGGTLRLLFSAGVAPRYILWGKAVALYRVVLALVAPMLVLAGMAVWLAGGTDAFFDILPNLGLMLAIYLVYFALWTGVALLVSARASGSGIALVTLLGLWAFGTFVVPRLGSSLAKTVYPAPSSFAFSHNVRLDNELGIDRKTPVSLRRKRLDDSLLTRYGVDTITKLPIGYQGVLLQEGEEYGELIYAHNYGALHETYARQDALMDLINGLSPALAMQSLSAGLAGTNLPKQLHFAKQAEQHRQLIAQTMNRDIIQHGAGQAAYQVGPALWKAVPPFRYEPPPFRFVLQQLVLSLAALSVWIFVVAFLLNQTAYRIRLDL
- a CDS encoding ABC transporter ATP-binding protein → MLQAINLTKRYDRKTALRELNLHVQAGEIYALLGANGAGKSTTINLFMGFLEPTSGQVFIDGIELREGGAATKPLVAYIPENVMLYPYLTGLQNLAFFSGLSGRNYTDTQLRDLLNRAGLQTDAHAQNVGTYSKGMRQKVGIAMALAKQAKALFLDEPTSGLDPLASNEFSNLIRSIRDDGVAILMVTHDLFRAKEAADRIGIMRDGVLVCELDAADVTPAELEAIYMKAVSNEPVTP